A single genomic interval of Asinibacterium sp. OR53 harbors:
- the bshC gene encoding bacillithiol biosynthesis cysteine-adding enzyme BshC has product MNHTSTRIPYERTGYFTKIVSDYLNQSASLQPFYKHNANLEGIQQAIHERQAFDTPRALLVETLQAQYKGLPVTEKLQQHIASLASNNTFTVTTAHQPNIFTGPLYFIYKIMHTVRLADELSQQLPQYKFVPVYYMGSEDADLDELGYLNLGGQKLVWNTRQTGAVGRMKVDKELTKVLHAIEGQIAVLSKGKELVALFKRCYTGGKTIQQATLELVNELFGAYGVVVLVPDHAKLKSAFRSAVEKELLEGFSHQKVAATIASLGKHYKVQAGGREINLFYLLDDKRERIERSGDGYEVKALGLQFSKEAILAELDAHPERFSPNVILRGAFQETILPNIAFIGGGGELAYWLELKDVFEAIKVPYPVLVLRNSFLLMQREQEQKLQKLGFDPAALFNTEQNLVYELVMRESNVKLCLTDELKEAAAYYEKLKQLTGAIDATLKQHVESLEVKAVKRLKELEKKMLRAEKTKFEAQQKQIAKLKQDLFPNNSLQERVQNFATWYATYGPQWLQMIYEVSEGFPNNFTIVAYE; this is encoded by the coding sequence ATGAACCATACCTCCACCCGTATACCATACGAGCGCACCGGATATTTTACGAAGATCGTTTCGGATTATCTTAACCAATCCGCCTCCCTGCAGCCTTTTTATAAACACAATGCCAATCTCGAAGGCATACAGCAAGCCATACATGAGCGGCAGGCTTTTGATACACCGCGTGCTTTGCTGGTAGAAACCCTGCAAGCGCAATACAAAGGGTTACCGGTAACGGAAAAACTCCAGCAGCATATTGCATCACTGGCATCAAACAATACTTTTACTGTTACTACAGCCCATCAACCCAATATATTTACCGGTCCGCTTTATTTTATTTATAAGATCATGCATACGGTCCGGCTGGCAGATGAATTATCACAACAACTGCCTCAATACAAATTCGTGCCTGTTTACTATATGGGCAGTGAAGATGCGGATCTCGATGAGTTGGGATACCTCAACCTGGGCGGACAAAAGCTGGTTTGGAATACCCGGCAAACAGGCGCCGTAGGGAGGATGAAAGTAGACAAAGAGCTCACGAAAGTATTACATGCCATCGAAGGGCAGATAGCCGTGTTATCCAAAGGAAAAGAACTGGTGGCTTTATTTAAACGGTGTTATACGGGAGGAAAGACGATACAACAGGCAACACTGGAATTGGTAAACGAGCTCTTCGGCGCTTATGGTGTAGTGGTGCTGGTACCCGATCATGCCAAACTGAAATCGGCTTTTCGTTCAGCAGTGGAAAAAGAATTGCTGGAAGGTTTTTCCCATCAAAAAGTAGCAGCAACCATTGCTTCGTTGGGTAAGCACTATAAAGTGCAGGCCGGTGGAAGAGAGATCAACTTATTTTACCTGCTGGATGATAAGCGTGAACGGATAGAACGGAGTGGGGATGGATATGAAGTAAAGGCGCTTGGATTGCAATTCAGCAAAGAGGCTATCCTTGCTGAACTGGACGCACATCCGGAACGTTTCAGTCCCAATGTGATCCTGCGCGGCGCTTTCCAGGAAACCATATTGCCCAACATTGCATTCATTGGCGGAGGCGGAGAGTTGGCTTATTGGTTGGAATTGAAAGACGTTTTTGAAGCCATAAAGGTTCCTTATCCTGTATTGGTACTGCGTAATTCCTTTTTGCTGATGCAGCGCGAGCAGGAGCAGAAACTGCAAAAGCTTGGCTTTGACCCTGCCGCACTTTTCAATACAGAACAGAACCTGGTGTATGAGCTGGTGATGCGTGAATCGAATGTGAAGCTTTGTCTTACAGACGAGTTGAAAGAAGCAGCGGCCTATTACGAAAAACTCAAGCAACTGACAGGTGCCATTGATGCAACATTGAAGCAACATGTGGAATCGCTGGAAGTAAAAGCGGTAAAGCGCCTGAAAGAACTGGAAAAGAAAATGCTGCGCGCAGAGAAGACCAAATTCGAGGCGCAGCAAAAACAGATTGCCAAACTCAAACAGGATCTGTTTCCCAACAACAGTTTGCAGGAACGTGTGCAAAATTTTGCCACCTGGTATGCAACTTACGGCCCCCAATGGT